In Sulfurovum xiamenensis, a genomic segment contains:
- the nfo gene encoding deoxyribonuclease IV, with protein sequence MTKFVGAHVSASGGVDNAPLNAMAIGAKAFALFTKNQRQWVAKPLETKTIDAFHQNLEKSGILPKHILPHDSYLINLGHPEVEKLEKSREAFIDELERCRILGLDRLNFHPGSHLTKIPKKDPEYHDKLIHAELQCLDVIAESLNRAIEATKDSNVKLVIENTAGQGSNLGYKFEHLAHIIDKVEDKRRVGVCIDTCHMFTAGYDIRTKETYDETWNAFDKVVGREYLMGMHINDSKPKLGSRVDRHDSLGQGEIGWDAFKFIMNDSRMDDIPLVLETIDESIWAQEINALYTFIED encoded by the coding sequence ATGACAAAATTTGTCGGAGCACATGTAAGTGCAAGTGGAGGTGTGGATAATGCACCGTTAAATGCTATGGCTATAGGGGCCAAAGCATTTGCACTTTTTACGAAAAATCAAAGACAGTGGGTTGCGAAACCGTTAGAAACAAAAACCATTGATGCATTTCATCAAAATCTTGAAAAATCCGGGATACTGCCGAAACATATTTTACCGCATGACTCATACCTCATCAATCTGGGGCACCCGGAAGTAGAAAAACTTGAGAAATCTAGAGAAGCCTTTATTGATGAGTTGGAACGTTGCCGTATTTTAGGACTTGACAGGCTTAACTTCCACCCAGGTTCTCATTTGACAAAGATCCCTAAAAAAGACCCCGAGTATCATGACAAGCTCATACATGCAGAGTTGCAGTGTCTTGATGTCATAGCAGAATCATTAAATAGAGCCATAGAAGCGACCAAAGATTCCAATGTAAAACTGGTCATAGAAAATACGGCAGGTCAGGGATCTAATCTTGGGTATAAGTTTGAACATTTGGCACATATCATAGATAAGGTAGAGGATAAAAGACGTGTAGGTGTTTGTATCGATACCTGTCATATGTTTACAGCAGGATATGATATTCGTACCAAGGAAACCTATGATGAAACATGGAACGCTTTTGATAAAGTAGTAGGAAGAGAGTATCTCATGGGTATGCATATCAATGACTCTAAACCAAAGTTGGGTTCAAGGGTTGATAGGCACGATTCGTTAGGTCAGGGAGAGATCGGATGGGATGCTTTTAAATTCATCATGAATGATTCGCGTATGGATGATATACCCCTTGTCTTAGAAACGATCGATGAGTCGATCTGGGCGCAGGAGATTAATGCATTGTATACTTTTATCGAAGATTAA